A stretch of Acidimicrobiales bacterium DNA encodes these proteins:
- a CDS encoding amidohydrolase family protein, with the protein MTDRFDLLITNGTVVDGTGAERRTADVGVRDGVIAAIGDLAGADADEVVDAAGCVVTPGFVDVHTHYDGQVTWDPVLEPSVSHGVTTIVTGNCGVGFAPVRPGTEDWLIQLMEGVEDIPGAALSEGIDWNWETFPEYLDDLDRRAWSMDVGCLVAHGAVRAYVMGDRGAKNEPASPDEIDEMRRIVREAVEAGALGVSTSRTIAHTAMDGEPVPGTFAAEEELYGLARGCADAGRGLLELAPMGSAGEDVVAPHKEVDWMVKISKDTGVPVSFVLVQINDEPQLWKELMDRSVAAVEDGASLHPQIAGRLNGILLGLEGLSPWRQRPSWDEIAELPLDELVAELRRPERRAAILSETPDTDNPFAQFILGSMDRIYVLGDPPDYEPGPDRTIKAMADDMGREVDDLLYDMLLEDDGRALLLFPFLNYADGNGDALREMLTHPAGVIGLSDGGAHCGVICDASQPTWLLTHWARDRSRGEKLDLEFVVKKQTHDTARLFGFADRGTIEVGAKADLNVIDLDNLTLEPPAVARDLPAGGKRFVQFARGYRATIVNGVVTRRDDTDTGARPGRLVRSTS; encoded by the coding sequence ATGACGGATCGGTTCGACCTGCTCATCACGAACGGCACCGTCGTCGACGGCACCGGCGCCGAGCGCCGCACCGCCGACGTGGGCGTGCGCGACGGGGTCATCGCCGCGATCGGCGACCTCGCCGGCGCCGACGCCGACGAGGTCGTGGATGCGGCCGGCTGCGTCGTGACGCCGGGATTCGTGGACGTCCACACCCACTACGACGGCCAGGTCACGTGGGACCCGGTCCTCGAGCCGTCCGTCTCCCACGGCGTCACCACCATCGTGACCGGTAACTGTGGCGTGGGGTTCGCGCCCGTCCGACCCGGCACCGAGGATTGGCTCATCCAGTTGATGGAGGGGGTCGAGGACATCCCCGGCGCGGCGTTGAGCGAGGGGATCGACTGGAACTGGGAGACCTTCCCCGAGTACCTCGACGATCTCGATCGCCGCGCGTGGAGCATGGACGTCGGCTGCCTGGTCGCCCATGGCGCGGTGCGGGCCTACGTGATGGGTGACCGCGGGGCGAAGAACGAGCCGGCGTCGCCCGACGAGATCGACGAGATGCGCCGCATCGTCCGCGAGGCGGTCGAGGCCGGCGCGCTCGGCGTGTCCACCTCCCGCACGATCGCCCACACCGCCATGGACGGCGAGCCGGTGCCGGGAACGTTCGCGGCCGAAGAGGAGCTCTACGGTCTCGCCCGCGGCTGCGCCGACGCCGGTCGCGGCCTGCTGGAGCTGGCCCCGATGGGGTCCGCCGGCGAGGACGTCGTCGCCCCCCACAAGGAAGTCGACTGGATGGTCAAGATCTCGAAGGACACCGGCGTGCCGGTCTCGTTCGTGCTCGTCCAGATCAACGACGAGCCGCAGCTCTGGAAGGAGCTGATGGACCGTTCGGTGGCCGCGGTCGAGGACGGCGCGTCCCTGCATCCCCAGATCGCCGGTCGGTTGAACGGCATCCTGCTCGGCCTCGAGGGCCTGAGCCCGTGGCGCCAGCGACCGAGCTGGGACGAGATCGCCGAGCTGCCCCTCGACGAGCTGGTGGCCGAGCTCCGCCGTCCCGAACGCCGCGCCGCGATCCTCTCCGAGACCCCCGACACCGACAATCCGTTCGCCCAGTTCATCCTGGGCTCCATGGACCGCATCTATGTGCTCGGCGATCCGCCCGACTACGAGCCCGGCCCGGATCGCACGATCAAGGCGATGGCCGACGACATGGGCCGTGAGGTCGACGACCTCCTCTACGACATGCTGCTGGAGGACGACGGCCGGGCGCTGCTGCTGTTCCCGTTCCTCAACTACGCGGACGGCAACGGCGACGCCCTGCGCGAGATGCTCACCCACCCGGCCGGGGTGATCGGCCTCTCCGACGGCGGTGCCCACTGTGGCGTCATCTGTGATGCGTCGCAGCCGACCTGGCTGCTCACGCACTGGGCCCGCGACCGCAGCCGGGGGGAGAAGCTCGACCTGGAGTTCGTCGTCAAGAAGCAGACCCACGACACCGCCCGGCTCTTCGGCTTCGCGGACCGGGGCACGATCGAGGTCGGGGCCAAGGCCGACCTCAACGTGATCGATCTCGACAACCTGACCCTCGAACCGCCCGCGGTCGCGCGCGACCTGCCCGCCGGCGGCAAGCGGTTCGTCCAGTTCGCCCGTGGCTACCGAGCCACGATCGTCAAC